TTATTGAAGGGGTATATGCCCATAGGATGAAACATGCAGCGGAATTACGCCGGATGGGTGCTTCAATTTGGGTTGAAGGACGAAGTGCGATCATTCAGGGGGGGAATCCCCTCACCGGCGCCAGTGTGCAGGCCTCGGATCTGAGGGCCGGTGCGGCTCTTATCCTCGCGGGACTGGCAGCCTGTGGGACTACCGAGGTATACGGATTAGAGCACATTGATCGGGGCTATGAGCATCTAGAAAGTAAGTTTCAAGAGCTGGGTGCTTGCATTACGCGTCTACCTTAACATCTTTACGCAGGGTTGCAAGAATGTGGTATAATAATTACGATTATCCTTGATGTAGGTAGGTTTTATATATGGAGCGGGGACAAGCACAGGATGGTAGATTCTTGCTGTCGCTGGCGATATTCTTAGCACTAATTGCCTTGTTTATTCTACTGGGCTCTCCGCTATTTGCCCTCCGGGAGATTATTGTCGATGGTGGTAGCTATTTTACCGCGGAGGACATATGGCAAATTAGCGGTCTTAGGAAGAATCAGAACATACTGATGGTGGATTTGGAACAGGTTCAACTAGCCCTATTGGCCGAACCTCGGGTTTCGGATGTATGTGTGCAGCTGATCCTCCCCCATCGGTTGCAGGTGCAGCTTGAGGAGCGGACGCCCATTGCATTGATCCCTTACCGGGACGTCTTCTATCTTGTGGACAGGCAAGGGCGGCTAATCGGTGCTGAGGCAACTGTTACAGAGTCCTTGCCCTTCCTAACCGGTGTGCGGTTGGACAATCCGGCCATGGGTACCAAACCAGTCAGCCATGAGTTGGCGGTAGGTATTACGGTGGCCAATGTACTAGATGCGGTTATTGCCGAGGGTGTATCGGAGATAAATGTTGCAGATCCCACCGATATTCGTTTGTATATGCGCAACTTGGTTGTGGTGAAGCTAGGGGATAGTCTAGAAATGAAGGAAAAGCTAATGGTCTTAAAGCCTTTACTTGCGGACCTAGCTAGACGTAGTGTTACTCCAAAACAGATCGATCTCTCCATTCCCAATCAGCCTGTGGTGCTGCAGTGAATGAGATCGCGATAGAAGGGCGGAGGAAGAGATGACCAGGGACAATAATGTATTGGGGCTGGATATAGGGACAACGAAAATATGTGCCATTATTGCTAAAGTGACCGATGAAGACATTGCGGTTATTGGAACAGGAATTAGCCCTTCCTTAGGTCTCCGTAAAGGTATGGTCATCAATCTAGACGCTACCATCAGATCTATATCCGAGGCAGTCAGTAAAGCTGAGCGGATGGCTGGCCGACAGGTAGATGGCGCCTATATTGGTATAGCCGGTGGACACATCGCCACCCGGGAGTCCTCAGGGATGATTAGCGTATCCGACCATGAGGTATCTGCTGATGATGTAAAGAGGGTACTCCAGGAGGCCAGGACCGTGCCCATCTCCTCGGATCGGACGATCATTGATGTGCTGCCTAAGGAGTTTATTGTCGATGGTGTTGGCGGAGTCAAGGATCCGGTGGGTATGAGCGGTATCCGGTTGGAGGTCAAGGCAAACTTGGTCATTGGGGCCGTGGCGGCCATTCAGAACCTGGCAAAGTGTGTACAGCGGGCCGGATTGAGTATTAACGATATTATCCTGCAACCATTAGCATCGGCCGAGGCAGTGCTCACTCCCTTAGAAAAAGAGTCCGGCGTGCTACTTGTGGATATTGGTGGTGGTACCACAGATATTGCTGTGTTCAGGGAGTTTTCTGTGTGGCATACAGGGGTGATTCCGGTTGGTGGCAATCATTTGACTAATGATTTGTCTGTGGGATTGCGGGTTGGGGCAAGAACTGCCGAGGATCTAAAGATTAAGGCTGGATGGGCTACAGTTAATCAGGCGCCCGATGGCATAATTCCTCAGGAGATCCTAGCCCAACAGGTTAAAACACCTCTACTTTACCGGGAGGTGGCTCGGATTATTGAACCGAGGGTGATGGAGCTGTTCATGTTGATCTTGCAGGAACTGAAGGAACGTTCCCTGTTAAATATGATTCCTGCTGGGGTGGTATTAACCGGGGGCACATCGAAACTCCAGGGACTTTGCGAAATGGTGTCGGACAT
The Limnochordia bacterium genome window above contains:
- a CDS encoding FtsQ-type POTRA domain-containing protein → MERGQAQDGRFLLSLAIFLALIALFILLGSPLFALREIIVDGGSYFTAEDIWQISGLRKNQNILMVDLEQVQLALLAEPRVSDVCVQLILPHRLQVQLEERTPIALIPYRDVFYLVDRQGRLIGAEATVTESLPFLTGVRLDNPAMGTKPVSHELAVGITVANVLDAVIAEGVSEINVADPTDIRLYMRNLVVVKLGDSLEMKEKLMVLKPLLADLARRSVTPKQIDLSIPNQPVVLQ
- the ftsA gene encoding cell division protein FtsA, which gives rise to MTRDNNVLGLDIGTTKICAIIAKVTDEDIAVIGTGISPSLGLRKGMVINLDATIRSISEAVSKAERMAGRQVDGAYIGIAGGHIATRESSGMISVSDHEVSADDVKRVLQEARTVPISSDRTIIDVLPKEFIVDGVGGVKDPVGMSGIRLEVKANLVIGAVAAIQNLAKCVQRAGLSINDIILQPLASAEAVLTPLEKESGVLLVDIGGGTTDIAVFREFSVWHTGVIPVGGNHLTNDLSVGLRVGARTAEDLKIKAGWATVNQAPDGIIPQEILAQQVKTPLLYREVARIIEPRVMELFMLILQELKERSLLNMIPAGVVLTGGTSKLQGLCEMVSDMLDLPVRQGCPQGVSGLSNTVTDPSCATGVGLVLLAANQEFTASPPKPPTKGFMDRLRYWFGEFFEMSR